From Triticum urartu cultivar G1812 chromosome 2, Tu2.1, whole genome shotgun sequence, a single genomic window includes:
- the LOC125538047 gene encoding cell division protein FtsZ homolog 2-1, chloroplastic-like has translation MATQLPCFTQLTPPSPGWRNEAGSLGAASGRALVRSVPFSGHSRFRCRATPRSANSFQKKDSFLDLHPEVSLLRGEQNDEAINPRKASSDGSTLEGLGVPPSQDDYNAAKIKVVGVGGGGSNAVNRMIEYSMNGVEFWIVNTDVQAIRMSPVHSQNRLQIGQELTRGLGAGGNPDIGMNAAKESCESIEEALHGADMVFVTAGMGGGTGTGGAPVIAGIAKSMGILTVGIVTTPFSFEGRRRAVQAQEGISALRNSVDTLIVIPNDKLLSAVSPNTPVTEAFNLADDILWQGIRGISDIITVPGLVNVDFADVRAIMQNAGSSLMGIGTATGKSRARDAALNAIQSPLLDIGIERATGIVWNITGGNDLTLFEVNAAAEVIYDLVDPNANLIFGSVIDPSLNGQVSITLIATGFKRQDEAESHTVKGGQQMQGDNGRHPSSTGGSKVEIPEFLRRRGPSRFPRI, from the exons ATGGCGACGCAGCTGCCCTGCTTCACGCAGCTCACCCCGCCGTCGCCGGGATGGAGGAACGAAGCCGGGAGCCTCGGGGCTGCATCTGGGAGGGCATTGGTCAGAAGCGTTCCATTTTCAGGCCACTCTCGCTTCAGGTGTCGCGCAACCCCACGCAGCGCCAACTCGTTTCAGAAGAAAGACTCCTTCCTGGACCTTCACCCGGAGGTGTCCCTGCTCCGAGGCGAGCAGAATGACGAGGCTATTAACCCAAGGAAAGCTTCTTCTGATGGGAGCACGTTGGAGGGGCTGGGGGTGCCGCCGAGCCAGGACGATTACAACGCTGCCAAGATCAAGGTCGTCGGAGTCGGGGGTGGGGGTTCGAATGCTGTCAACAGGATGATTGAGTACTCCATGAATGGTGTCGAGTTTTGGATCGTCAACACCGATGTCCAGGCGATAAGGATGTCCCCGGTGCATTCCCAGAACAGGCTGCAGATTGGGCAGGAGCTCACTCGGGGTTTGGGTGCGGGTGGGAACCCTGATATTGGGATGAATGCCGCCAAGGAGAGCTGTGAGTCCATAGAGGAAGCACTTCATGGTGCTGACATGGTTTTTGTCACG GCTGGAATGGGTGGAGGAACTGGAACTGGAGGTGCTCCTGTAATTGCTGGAATTGCCAAGTCCATGGGTATACTGACAGTGGGTATTGTCACAACGCCCTTTTCATTTGAGGGGAGGAGGCGTGCAGTTCAGGCTCAAGAAGGAATATCAGCCTTGAGAAATAGTGTGGACACTCTCATTGTCATCCCAAATGACAAGCTGTTGTCTGCTGTTTCTCCAAACACTCCTGTCACGGAAGCATTCAACTTGGCTGATGATATTCTTTGGCAAGGAATTCGCGGTATCTCTGATATCattacg GTTCCTGGGTTGGTTAATGTAGATTTTGCAGATGTGCGAGCCATAATGCAAAATGCAGGGTCATCTTTGATGGGTATAGGGACTGCAACAG GCAAGTCAAGAGCAAGAGACGCCGCTCTTAATGCCATTCAGTCACCACTGCTAGATATTGGAATTGAGAGGGCTACAGGCATCGTGTGGAATATCACTGGAGGAAATGATTTGACTTTGTTTGAG GTAAATGCTGCAGCCGAAGTAATCTACGATCTAGTTGATCCAAATGCTAATCTGATATTTGGTTCTGTCATAGACCCATCACTCAATGGCCAG GTTAGCATAACATTGATCGCTACTGGCTTTAAACGGCAGGATGAAGCAGAAAGCCACACCGTAAAG GGTGGCCAGCAAATGCAAGGAGACAATGGTCGACATCCATCTTCCACAGGTGGCAGCAAGGTGGAGATCCCCGAGTTCCTTCGGAGGAGAGGACCTTCTCGCTTCCCGCGAATTTGA
- the LOC125538048 gene encoding protein BIC1-like, whose translation MAYSGDVEEVPEHGAAHPAEACTGGLAEESRPVAADATSSDHRAAVAAQDQAGRISTSKEKREAGKLLQPADKEEEGETARERLKRHRREMAGRVWVPEMWGQEKLLKDWMDCSAFDRPLVPAGLLTARRALVAESCARRPAPAPPASSSPLRVQDGCS comes from the coding sequence ATGGCATACTCCGGCGACGTCGAGGAGGTGCCGGAGCACGGAGCGGCTCACCCGGCCGAGGCATGCACGGGCGGCTTGGCGGAGGAAAGCCGGCCGGTCGCGGCCGACGCTACGTCCTCCGATCACcgtgcggcggtggcggcgcaAGATCAAGCTGGAAGAATATCCACGTCCAAGGAGAAGCGGGAGGCGGGGAAGCTGCTGCAGCCAGCGgacaaggaggaggaaggggaGACCGCGCGGGAAAGGCTGAAGCGGCACAGGCGGGAGATGGCGGGGAGGGTGTGGGTGCCGGAGATGTGGGGGCAGGAGAAGCTGCTCAAGGACTGGATGGACTGCTCCGCCTTCGACCGCCCGCTCGTGCCGGCCGGCTTGCTCACTGCGCGCCGGGCGCTCGTCGCCGAGTCCTGCGCGCGCCGCCCGGCCCCGGCACCACCTGCCAGCTCCAGCCCTCTCCGGGTGCAAGACGGCTGCTCCTGA